In a single window of the Xiphophorus couchianus chromosome 10, X_couchianus-1.0, whole genome shotgun sequence genome:
- the arl3b gene encoding ADP-ribosylation factor-like protein 3, with translation MQHDPRSTHCASDVTFSGVSRRESSKMGLLSILRKLKSTPDQEVRILLLGLDNGGKTTLLKQLASEDISHITPTQGFNIKSVQSQGFKLNVWDIGGQRKIRPYWRNYFENTDVLIYVIDSADRKRFEETGQELAELLDEEKLSGVPVLIFANKQDLLTAAPASEIAEGLNLHTIRDRMWQIQSCSALTGEGIQEGMNWVCKSVNSKKK, from the exons ATGCAGCACGATCCCAGGAGTACGCACTGTGCGTCTGACGTCACGTTTAGCGGCGTCTCCAGGAGAGAATCCAGCAAGATG GGATTGCTGTCCATCCTTCGTAAGCTAAAAAGCACTCCAGACCAGGAGGTTCGGATACTGCTGCTGGGTCTGGACAACGGGGGGAAGACCACGCTTCTCAAGCAGCTGGCTTCAGAGGACATCAGCCACATCACCCCTACACAG GGATTCAACATTAAGAGCGTACAGTCTCAGGGGTTTAAGCTGAACGTTTGGGACATCGGAGGCCAGCGGAAGATCAGGCCGTACTGGAGGAACTACTTTGAAAACACTGATGTGCTG ATTTACGTTATTGACAGTGCTGACAGAAAGAGGTTTGAGGAAACGGGGCAG GAGCTGGCGGAGCTGTTGGACGAGGAGAAGCTGAGCGGCGTTCCTGTGCTGATCTTTGCAAACAAGCAGGACCTGCTGACGGCGGCTCCAGCCTCGGAGATCGCAGAGGGACTCAATCTGCACACCATCCGCGATCGGATGTGGCAGATCCAGTCCTGCTCCGCTCTCACCGGAGAGGGGATTCAG GAGGGCATGAATTGGGTTTGCAAAAGCGTCAACTCCAAGAAGAAATAG